Sequence from the Panicum virgatum strain AP13 chromosome 5N, P.virgatum_v5, whole genome shotgun sequence genome:
gggagagatGTCATGTGGGGACGCCAGTACCAGCATCGCCCACACGCACCGGCGGCCACAGTGCCAACTAGTGGCTGATTAGTTGCCTAGAATATAGAATCTCAGTTATTTAGTTTCCTTGTTAGCGGCAAATGGCACCTACATGTATGGGAACACTATCATTTGGATGATCAATGAAGAATCATCCATCCTAATCCTCCCTCTTCTCTTCTAATCTCACCTCCTTCACCATAGGGCAGCCGGGCAAAAACCACGACGCCATTACCCGCCGCGGCTACGAGCTCCGTAACCGAGGTCTTGCTGTCTTGGGGATCGACGCCCTTGACAAGCACCCGTAGAAGTTTGTCTCCTGCACTAGTATCCCTGTTAACTAATTCTGTTGTTTGTAGAGAACATTAAAAGTTAACACCAGATTATTATGTAGTATTGCCCTATGTAGTTTTGGCCTAAGTCCTCTGATGACTAAATTACTATGTAGTATCCTTTGATTACTTAATAGTTAGGATTCCATCATTTGAACTCTTCAATTTTAACTTTTgcatttttgtttattttgagtAGATTGGTTCTTGCATTTTTTATGATACGATACAATTATGGAAAGATCGCATCTTTAAACAATAACATTTTCATTAACACTCCCTCCAGATCCTCTAGTCATAAGTAAGTCTAGTAGTGGCTCTTTCTTTTTACTTGCCCTTGAATTCCCCTAATAAATCCTTTATATGGATTTTAGATGCCACTGTAACAGGAAATTTTGAAAGCTCTTGGATTGGATCTCTGATGCCACTGAACAATTGGCGTTTTCGTACTTGCTATTGCTTCCAGAAACAATCTTGCTTTAATAATGTACAATATCAAAATAGGATGCAACGAAGGGGAGTAGGATAAAACCTGGGGCTGGCATAGCTGGGTGCTTGGTGTTGTGAAGTATTAGTGGattgcccacctcttcccaagagcttaagcttttgggttcatctggttggtgcatgaaacctaacatggtatcaaagccagagGTCTCGATTTCGAGTCTTGGTAGAGGCATCTTTTAAGTTCTCCGCTCCCTTGTTTATTTCCACATTTGCGACTTGTTCTGGCTGCATGTAAGTGGGAGTGTTGTGAAGTATTAGTGGattgcccacctcttcccaagagcttaagcttttgggttcatCTGGTTGGTGCATGAAACCTAACACTTGGCAGTTGAGCATGAGAACTGGTGTGGAAGCATGCCATTTGCAGTTTGCTTTAGTGGTatgaaatttcaaaactttcttGTGGCATGTAATAATTTtgttatataagggcgggcctggtgcagcagTAGatcctaccgtctgtaaccgggttcgagccccagcctctctgcacatttgtgcggGTAAGGCTTTGTGCTTAAAAcgacccttccccagaccccgcgcagtgcgggaagcctacgacACTAGGTACGCCCTTTAGTGGGCAATCCAGCTCATAGTGTAGATGGGGACAATAACTTGGTatataagaaaaaaataataaacaacTAACCATAGTTAACTCTAATACTTAGCACCATTTTTCTGCATGCATTGTTAATAGGCCCTCATATGTTTGGACCATAACATAAACTGCAATAACTATAATTTCTGCCTTTGAATCTGCATGCTGGACACATTGCACAAAAAATTGTAGAGTTTCTacttagcaaagaataaaaggcATTGTTAGCACAATATACAGTTTATGTGGGATCCCTTCCAAATTATTTCACTTGAGGCATCTTATTTGTTCTATGTCAAGAATCATGAGTCTGAGATTGGTGGAAGGGTGATGCTTGTGATTACTTGATATGGCGCTGGAGTCTATGAGGAGAACGAAGTGGAGAACATAGGAAGAGGTGGGCTTGAGAAGGTGGAACGGAGTAGGTATTGCGGCGGCGAGCTGTCGTCACCAGTGGCCGAGGATGCCACCGTCGAAGAACAGCCCCGCCCAAACAGGCAGTGCTTATTCTCTACAGCGCCTTGGGTGTTATCCTGGGCACTTTGATTTGCCGGCGCCACtggcttcttctttttcctatAGTATTTGCACCCAACAAAACTGTCCATAACATTACCATGCATGagttaactcatgttttgttcatTCTTTAAGTGCCTGCTTTGTCTTTATCgttaaatttaaaaattgaGACCGCCTTAATTATTCTGCTTTTGAGACATCAGAAAGGTATTAGAGCTAAATGCACAATAACATCTAGTATGAGACTTGAACAGGGTATGCCATAAACTTTAGAGGTCAGAGTACCATTTTTTTCTTGTTGCAAAGAATGAACTAACGAGTCCCTGAATGTTTTGAGGCCGAATGCAGCTTATTATACATAAAAATGCATTGCATTCCTAATCATGTTGTCACTCATTCAGGTGGTCTGGTGAGAAAAAACCAATCATTTCATCAGCTCACTGGTTTGTCTGTTCGAACAGAGTCAAAAATGCTAACTCACATTGATTTACATATGCCAATTTTAACTTTGGATATATAACTTGGAATCTTTATTTAAATGGAGGCAAAGGACAGCAAATTGGTAGTTTGAATCCTGCAACAATGAATGGGATTGCGACAGTACCATGCCTCTTTATTTTTTGGACAAGTAGAGATCTTTTAGTCGGATCAGACTGCCAAACTAGACGTGGTTTGAATTGGTGTTTTCCTGATAGAACCAATGGTTTGCTTTGGATAATGTGactgtcaattttttttttgagtgaagGATTTTTTAAGACGTGAACAAAACATAGTGACTGGCTGAAAAATGCAGTCTTTTTATGTAACCAGAAAACCCCACCATCACTCTTATATAACATTTTGCTTCCGTCAATAGTCTAAATGTAGTTTGGGAGAAAAGCTTGAATGCTTTTTAAGCAATGATTGGTAGTACAGTTTGCATAAAATAATTGAGCTTTTTATAGTCTGCTGGTATTGAGTTAGTAGCTAATACTCCGTTATCTTTCACACTAGCATTTCTGTGCCACTTTGGATGATATCTAACCTGTATTCCATGTTTTCTGTTGAAGACACAAGGGATGAGACCTGGAGTAGTGCCTTACCAAAGCATCATATCTGCTTTGCAGCGGATTGCAGAGGAAGAAGGAATCCATGGATTGTACAGGTAGATTGTGCATCTAATTGCAATGCACATTGTGCTGGTTCATTCTATTTCTTAGTTTTCATCTAACTATCATTGACCTAatgtgcccttgattcttttctcCCTGATGATAGTGGTCTCCTGCCTTCTGTAGTTGGGGTTGCTCATGTAGCCATCCAGCTCCCAGTCTATGAAAAGGTGAAACTATACTTTGCTAAAAGAGGTAACAATATTTGCTACAGAAAATATGAATGAAGATTGATCATCCACCATCTACAAGTAAAAGATTGAGTGTGTACATTTTTTTCAGACAATACTACAGTTGATAAACTCAGCCCTACACAAGTAGCTATGTGTTCATCAGGATCCAAAGTAGCTGCCTCGATAATAACATACCCACATGAGGTATGTTGATTGATTCATTGATACAGTGCATTTCCTACCATCTTTCCATAAACGGAGATTTTTCTCCATCCTCGATAATAACAATGCATTTCCTACCAACATATTACTCTTTCACAAGTTGCTCATGGTACATCTTGTAATTTTGATCAGGTAGTTTAGCACATGAAATGTCATTAGTTTCTTTTACTTTGTCACTATGATAGGATAACTTGGGCTTTTGCCAATAGAGGGGGTTAAAGTGAAGTAACAAACTGTTCATGTCAGTGTCTCCTTGTTTTCATGATGTATAAGGCACTTAAAAGGTAgtattcttttctctctcctagTTTTAAACATTTAGATGTTGACTTATGTTGGTAGGTTGTACGATGCAAGTTGCAACAACAAGGCCGTGATCATGATGGTTCTATGCGGTATAGTGGTGTAGCTGACTGTATCAAGCAAGTTTACAGAAAGGAAGGTTTTCCTGGCTTTTACCGAGGCTGTGCTACCAACTTGTTGAGAACCACCCCAAATGCTATCATTACTTTTACCAGCTATGAGATGACCAGTCGGTTCATCAACCAGCTTCTGGCCCCGTAATCTAGAGCTTGAAACCAGCAAAGTTCCATTGAGTTTGATGTTCTAGCACAGATGGAAATCCAATCTAGCTGCGGGTCTGATGGTTAACATGGTTGTTGCCATTTTCCCATTCTGACGAAAATGGTGGCTGTTAAGCACAGGTTTTGGTGAGAGAGAATCAAAATATTCTGTTTTGGCGTGTTATAGAAACAGCGTCTATGATGCTAGCTTCGGTGAATCATGAGAAGCAAATGACCCCCTGGCATCAGTGCATCACTAGAGAAGCATGAGGGAgcaaaaaatgaaaatattcTGAGCCAATCCTTGTCTGCAAAAGATGCCGACCTGGTAGTTGCGATTTTTACCGATTTAAGCTCGAAATCGATGTGACCAGTTGTTAGGGTTGATCACTTATCGCATATAGAAGCGATTGATGCCTAGAACTCTCAAAGAAGCCAGGACTCCTACGAGTCTTGTAAACAGGATATGCATTTCCGTGCcaacattttttttagattaaggttAAAAATCAGCTTTTCATATTGAAAGAAGCTAAATGACCAGCTCTAAAACGAAGAAAGAAAGCTAAAAGACTACACTTTAATCTTCTTCTCCACTCATGTTTCAATCTTGCAAATCTTCACATCACACCAATTTAACATCTCTCGTCTGCTTAGCAACTTGATTTCTGAATTGTTCGTTGCTTGATAAATTCTTTCATGTAGAAACCAAATAAATAACCTCCACCTTGACAAAGAAATTAGGCGCAGAGGACCTTCAAAGCGCCTCCATGGAGAACACTGACATTGAAGATGCCGTCGTCGCTCATCTGACAAGCTAGAGTTAGGTTTTCACCTCCAGAACTGTTGTCCTTGGCAGAAAGCATTACAATAACGCCCCAAAACAATACCCAAACAACGCTGCTGATGTTGATCTGACACAACAGTCAGATAGAGCTTTCGCACAAAGTTTCTGTGACCACGACCAGTTAAGCCACCTGACGTCCATCGCAATCCCACGAGCCGATCTGAGTTGGATGGATCATATCGCGAGCCTCTCCTATGGCCACCACCAGAAGCGCCAGCCGGGGGTCCAACTCCAAGGGCCGATCCTTCACCGGCGAAAGCCGCTGCAGCCCCCATCCCGACGTCTCGCCAGTCTTGGGCGAGCCGGATCCGTGCAAACATTGCTCTCTGGTTATGCTATCTTTTTGTTTTAAATGATATGAAattgtttttcattttttgttCATATATAAAGCATATTAAAATATGTACTCAGTTGACCAATGGGATTAGCATAGTGCCCTGGGGTAAGCCAGCAAAGCAAGGCTGCATACACACGTTTGGATCAGCACGTGCCAGGGCCCATGTCACGCCATAACTATAGTCCCAACTCCCTACTGGGCTGACGAGACGTGCATCCGCCGCTTCACCGATAATCGAACCGTTGTTCCCCATCCACAGTCGCACCTAGGGCCTGCACCTAGGGCTGGACAAAAAAACTCCTACCTCGTTAGCTCGCTCAACTCATGACTAGCTCGGCTCTGCTCGATTCGACTCGGCTCGGCTCACTAGAGCTCGGCTTTGCTCGATTCGACTCGGCTCACTAGAAATCACTAACGAGCCGAGCTAAGATTTTTGCTCGTTAATCATAACGAGCCCGCTCGAGGTGTTCACGAGCCGCTCACGAGCCAAATGAGCCAAGGAGCCCAGTAAGCAGCCGAGCAAATGCAACGGTAGAGTAGAGCTAAATAAACTTAGCGGCCCAATCCTATCCATATTCCATACTCAAAGTCTATCTCCAACCCTACCTGCCTGGCTGTGAGTCTGACCCCAATCGATCACTCCGATCCATCCCCTAGGTCTTGCTCAGGCACAGGTAGATTGAGCGCTGCCGCCGCAGGGCCGCTGCTACTTATGCTtcatctccctcccctccctctttcCAATCGCATGCGACGCTCTCGATCTCCCGCCACGCGCGGCAAGCCTCTCTGTGCTTCGGCTGGCCTCCGGCTGTGCGAGCGGCCAGCGGGGCATGCTTTCCTTGCTGGAGCTGCAAGCCCCTCCGCAGCCCCCACTAGGTCACGCAGAATGAGGAGCAAGCCCGCCTCCGCCCCTGCAAGTTCTATATACTCTCAAGCTTGCTTGTTTTTCTATAGATTTCTTCCCTTTCTATTATATGTTCAATTTTTTATATTACTTGGCTGTGTTCCGTGAGTCTCTCAAACTTTCGTCCTAGCTTGGTACCATTTTGCAGTTGCCAGTTGACTTGATTTTTAATCTAAGTTTagttgttcatccagctcgtGAGCTCGAACGAGCTTCATCCAGCTCGTGAGCTCGaacgagctagctcgagctcCTAACGAACTGAGCCGAGCTTCTGGTTTTGCTCGTTTGGAaaatgagccgagccgagctggctTGTTAATGTGGTCgagtcgagccgagccggctcgtTATCCAGCCTTAGTCGCACCAGGCGATTCGACTGGTGATTTTCGTTTTGAGCGTCGATCTGTCCGATTTCTCTGCTATGTTGCCTCACCGGCACTGGATAGATTGAAGTCTGGTATATTGAGGAGAGTATTTTAATAGTAGCTGCTAGGGTTCTCCGACTATGGTTTCTCTTGCAACTTCATCTGCAGGAAGGCAAGGCCATACTGGCTAATTCGGAGGCCCTATGCAAAACTATAAACTGGGTCCTAGTAGTCTAGTAATAACTAGTATAAAAATACTATAAAAATGACATATATATTATAACTTAGTACATGTAAACAACATTGTGTCAGACTCAGAGATGGCGATTACTTCGATAGCTTCAATCCAACGGCAGGGCGTCTTGCTGCTTGCTTTCTTGGCTTCTCAATCCAAGCCCAAGTGACACTGGCGCTAGTAGACACACACAGCCAAGGCACACAGCCACCACACGTCCGCACCAAGCCTGCACCCGTGACCCGTGCACCGCACCAGCCTGCACTGCAGGTCTGCAGCGGCTAGGCgcaggcggcgggggcggcaggGCCTGGCCACGCGAGGGCTGAGCGGGAGAGAGATGCATgagcagcgggcggcgggcgcTGCTGCCTGCTTCGCTCGATGCCTCGATCGCCTGGGCGAGAGTGCAGATGTCGCTCGATCGTGGTAACGGCGGAAGCGGAAGCATCAAGCTGTGTTACAGATTCCTAATATATTTGGGCCAAAAgcgtgacaccctaggtgtttgaAAGGCAAAAGTTAGtaaaagccaatttaatttactACATAAATGTGAGGGTACAATTCATGAAATTCAATTCAAATCATGAAGCAAATGTGACACAAAAATTTTAGTAGGCTGATTGTAGTACTTTAAATGACATGTGCCTAATAGTACTTTCAGCcatattcaaataaaatttgtgtAAAACATAAAGCCCTTTAATGCAagtttgtaattataaaatagttcaaaaactaaatctcaaataaaaaagtggttgaaacaaaagttgtagatcttgaaaaattacacaactttagtatttttttttcatttgagtccaTTAAGACTGAGAACATTTTTGTTTACGGAGAGGCTCCTAGAGAATCTAGAAATCACATAAAGGCCCCCTGCTCTGTTTTTCCCCGCCTCTCTCACCGGCACTGCTGGTGGAATTCATCCACCACGTGCGCGCGGCCAAGTGGACCCCCCGCGCCCCCAGTTTTGGCCACCCTGCCGTCCGCCCTGTCTATTTCCGCCACCACGTGCCCCCGGCCAGCTGTGGACGCGCCACACCGCCCGCCTGCCATCGCCAAGgcaccctagcgccgccaccacgccgGGCGAGTCCCCCAGGCCGGTGAAGCCTCCCCAAGTCTGCTTTCCCTTCGCCAGTAAGCATTGgctcctataaatacccccaggCCCCCTCTCGCGCGCGtggacgccgcctccgccgctccgccaccctTTCCCTCGCTGGCGAGCTCTGCTTAGCCGTCGATGTGCCCTCTCCACCCCCACATTGCCTCGGCCGAGCACCCTCCTTCCTTCACTGAGCTACACTGAAGCTGTTGGCCCCGATCTCGCCGGCCTGAGTTCGCCGGAGTCGAGCTTCCTGCTCTGCCGCTACTGCTCCGCCACCGAgccgcctcctccagccaccccAAACCAAAGCCTCGGCCACCAGAAGGTTCGCCCGAGACTCGTGATACTTTCCCGCCCctcacccctcgccgccggggacGACCCTCGATGGAATCGAACCGCACGAGCTTCCATCGGCCAAGGACCTATTTGTTAATGGATTAGAATCTTTCCAGGGACTTACGCGCAAAAACAAATGAACTCTTTTAGATTTAATCTAGTGAagtttgaaaatgcctagaaaatcatagaaaaatcagaaaaatgcaaactaaaatgttttggaatccttgtgacaaaatctacaaatttgtcCATAGACGCATGGACAGATTTTGGATATTTTTATCTCTAggttaaataaaattttaaatagagaatcattgttctaggagttgtgctCAGTAACTATATCtggtttttggctagaatgtgtCTCCTCCTGTTATTAgcttctggtaaaaatttgacaaCAAATGGACATTTATAACTAGGTCAAAACCCCAAGATTTCTAGATCTACTAGTATACTTCATGTATTATTTTGAAGAAATTATAGAGTGCTGGGTGTGAATGCATGTTACAAAACCTTATTGTTGCGCaagtttgggaatttttagacCTGTGTAgctatatatttgatttaatgcttgttaagtaggctttatttgtAATAAATAGTTCCTGTGATTAGCAAAATTTGGAGATAATTGTGGAACTTCATTTTGGTCTTATATTCATGTCTGCAAAATTTGAGATCCATTGGTTGAGTAGGGCTATAGTTACATTTTATGCTTGTTATACCATgactagagtttttttttttgttcttgttAAAAACATGCTGTAGAAAAAGTTTGGCATACTATACTAGACTGtttattttttgaataattATGTATGCTTATGCATAGCCTTATTCACTGGTAATTGTACTATTGGTTAAAATGCTCTATATTTTTACTGAAGCATGTTTAGGTAGAAACTAAGCTCTGTTAAAATTTTGGTTCCCAGAAACATTGTAAAACTCCCTgtagaaataaaagtttttaaCTGCAAGTTAAACTTGTCAATTTTATATCTCCTGTTATATGCTTAGATTAATGCTACAAAAATTATAGTACTGAGAATAGCCTGTATAGCTGTCGGTGTAAAATGTTGAACTCCAGAATCCATGCCAACCTTCTGTACAAATTTATGTTATTTCTAGCACATTCTGAGTTAAAGATTTTTCATGATTAAATGCTTTACTGTTATTTGCTGAAAAGTTTACTGTACATTCTAGAACATTTTATCTGTTAGATGTAAAATTTGCAGCACCAGTTTGGGTCTATAGCTTCTGATGTAATTTTTGTCAAGTATCCTTATGTTTCTAGTCTAGAAATTAAAACCTGCCACCCAACTTATTTTATGAAGCAAAGTACGTATAATTACTGCTCTATAAATGACTACCCAGAAAGTTGAATTGACAAACTAATCACTAaaatcacttcttttgttggaTTACATCTTTATAGTGAGGAAAAGAATAAGTGATATCATGTTGTTACCAATATCATCTctatatgcatatatatagaAATGGTAAATCTGATCGACGGCGATTACGAATTGGTTCCTGCGAATACTGCTACTCCGGaaagtgtcggtgtttaccgccaagcctgctcagggatacccttagcagtaaggtttatatgtagggatcgactgctctggaactcgatggtacaaggaacacaaagtgtcggtgtttactgccaagcctgctcagggataccgttagcagtaaggtttgttggtagggatcgactgctctggaactcgatggtacaaggaacacaaagatttagacaggttcgggccgcgagttgcgtaataccctacgtcttgtgtggttgtttgtattaccTTAGGTTTtgatgttttgagggggtccctgcccgcccttatatatccggagggacagggttacatggaaagtcctagccgagtacagttggagtccttctacaacacgaaTGGATAGTTTcgattacatggaaagtcctagccgagtatagttggagtccttctacaacacgatcgggtagtttcctttatactgcagctagttctacgcctattcgggtagttacaacagaggtaaggtacatccatgagctatcgcAGTCTCGCTGCCCTGGATCTGACAAGGCCCCGGCTCTTTGTAGCCGAGTCctacaggcgtcgagtacttggctgggtgtcttcgagtacttctgtaacacctcaggtgtttaaAAATAAATAGTAAGGTCATTAACTAGGTCATCGAGCATAATCATCTAATCATCAAGAGTAAATAATGCATTTCTTGTATGTCtacaaatgcatgtgtatgtatgtctGTGTACATGTGTATGTGTGCCAGTATAGTGTGACTTTGTAATGTTTCATAAACAACTCAAAATTGGCTAGTAAAATGCATCTACACATCCCTTTTAACAGGGTCTACAAAAGCCTAGTTGACATCAtgatcaaaataataataactccacatgaaatgacaagtatTTTTGAATCAtagtttttgaaaatttaaaataaccttcaaaccattgctcgaatgaaaTTTTGCCCAACACGAAGGTTGTAGCTCTTTGAATTTTGtacaactttgatgttcacCATTTTTCAAATGCAAAAATTTGAATCAATTTGAGTCAAATATCGGTTGaccctcttctctctctttcttcctcctctctcccttctcTGCTTCTGCACGACAAAGCAGAGCAGCAGCGCTACGACGCCGCTTGCCACTACCGCTGCATGTGCCGTCACTACGACCACTGCCCCGTCCATGAGTGCCTGCTGTTGCATGCCCCGACGGACGCTCGACGACAACCACGCGCAGCCAAGCTCCCGCACGCACGCAGTTGACCAAGGAGCGGAGCAGAGTGGCATGCCTGCCGCCGCTCGTCGATGCCGCTTTGCCGGCTGCGCTCCTACTCATGGCCTTCCATGATGAGCACGCCAGCTCCTAGTCCCGTCACCCCCGCGACGCCGCGCTCTCCTTGATGTGCCCCTGCCCAACTCGACGTGACGACGTGCCGATGCCGCACGCCATGGCGCGCACGCCTGCCCGAGTCGCTGCCCGCGGCCGGCCTTTAATGCCACACGCCACCGACACCCCCAACCCCTGCAGCTCACCCTGGCCCTCCCCTTTTCTTCGAGCCGAAGCTCCCCCACCCCTCACTCTTCACTTCTCTTGCCCAAGAACCAAGCCCCAGCCTCCCCTGCGCCCAGGCACACCTCCGCCATCACCATGGCCACCGCCATCACCTGAGCTGCCGCGGAGCCCTCCCTTCCGTCCCTCCTCTGCCCGAGCAAGCCCCCTAGATAGCTTCCCCATGGCTCGGTGAAGCTCCCCGACCACCCCACCGCCGCTTCCCCTCGCCGGAAAGCCGCTGCCGCGGCCTGCCGTCGCCGCTCGCCATGGGCGACCCCTGCCCGGCCACCCCCAGCCCGTCCGAGCCCACAAATGGGTAGAGCTCAGTCTCCTCTAGCCCCTCCGCCACTtccccatcgccgccggtgaccggagccgccggatttcggccgggAAAGGCCGCCCCtaccctccccttcttcaacctccgCCCAGGGACCTACCTGTGAATATTTTTAGGATCCCAGGGGGTTTTCCACACGAATCTAGGGGCCTGTCTACATTTCTTTTattcctttttgttttcaaagcagtgaacttgtaaaatcaacataaattcacagaaaaatcgtaaaaatgcaaactcaattgatcTGAGTTCTTTgttactagatctacaactttcattatatgcactttttcatttgctcaatggTTTTTGTTCTAGATTAAATACAAATTTATTAGGCACttaattagatctcaagttctaTAAACTGCATGGCTACCATTTTTTGTCAGTATGTTTCATATTAGAAGGTtagccttgtgtaaaagtttggtCATCATTTGACACACCTAGCTATAGGTTTTATTTAGAACTCGATGTATGCCTAGGATAAacagttttatttatccaagttgttcTATT
This genomic interval carries:
- the LOC120674738 gene encoding nicotinamide adenine dinucleotide transporter 2, mitochondrial-like, translated to MAKSIEDRDELLADVRYRLEQAPAVYKAYYDKHHREVRFAVDDWVWLRLHQHTAASLHAPTTGKLKACFYGLYRVVAVINDVAYRLQRSRFRTQGMRPGVVPYQSIISALQRIAEEEGIHGLYSGLLPSVVGVAHVAIQLPVYEKVKLYFAKRDNTTVDKLSPTQVAMCSSGSKVAASIITYPHEVVRCKLQQQGRDHDGSMRYSGVADCIKQVYRKEGFPGFYRGCATNLLRTTPNAIITFTSYEMTSRFINQLLAP